From Lycium ferocissimum isolate CSIRO_LF1 chromosome 12, AGI_CSIRO_Lferr_CH_V1, whole genome shotgun sequence, one genomic window encodes:
- the LOC132040373 gene encoding oxysterol-binding protein-related protein 4B-like, whose product MITEEEVGPKVILTAPLSLEGESDDADYRAPNLLQRILSLFSSVRPGSDLTRIQLPPLFNLPKSQLQCYGESVYCFNIDMLSKCGKGESSLERMTSVVAWSISTLRPLMFGVAPYNPILGETHHVSRASLNVLLEQVSHHPPVTALHATDEKENIEMIWCHNAVPKFCGTKVETEVHGKRELKLLNKQETYVMNSPKLVIRLLPFPGVDWVGNVTLKCEETGLQADLYYRGSSFLSNRGNRSVKGKIFVPSSSKTICEINGHWDRTVIIKDMTTGKVNEIYNAKEALSGMKTPIVKDPKVVMPSESTVAWAEVSQSILSRSWDKAKQAKTIVEERERELAKERKFKSEIWTPKHFTVSYSKESGWEVTPNERWIPPAPIIVPT is encoded by the exons ATTACAGAAGAAGAGGTGGGGCCAAAAGTTATTCTAACAGCACCATTATCATTGGAGGGGGAATCAGATGATGCTGATTACAGAGCTCCTAATCTGCTCCAACGCATCTTAAGTCTTTTCAGTAGTGTACGGCCAGGATCTGATCTCACCCGTATTCAG CTACCTCCATTATTCAACCTCCCAAAATCACAGCTGCAGTGTTATGGGGAGTCAGTGTATTGCTTCAACATTGACATGTTAAGCAAGTGTGGAAAAGGGGAGAGTTCACTTGAAAGAATGACATCAGTGGTGGCTTGGAGCATATCCACTTTGAGGCCTTTGATGTTTGGTGTGGCTCCTTATAATCCCATCCTTGGTGAGACTCATCATGTCTCTAGAGCCTCTCTTAATGTCCTCTTGGAACAG GTCTCTCATCATCCACCAGTGACTGCTCTTCATGCAACTGATGAGAAGGAGAACATTGAAATGATATGGTGCCATAATGCTGTCCCAAAGTTCTGTG GTACAAAAGTAGAAACTGAGGTGCATGGAAAAAGGGAGTTGAAGCTTCTAAATAAGCAAGAAACTTATGTGATGAACTCACCAAAGCTAGTGATCAGACTTCTCCCATTTCCTGGTGTTGATTGGGTTGGAAATGTAACACTTAAGTGTGAAGAAACTGGTCTTCAGGCGGATTTATATTACAGAGGCAGTTCATTTTTAAGCAACAGAGGAAATAGATCTGTTAAAGGCAAGATTTTTGTGCCTTCATCTTCAAAGACAATTTGTGAGATCAATGGCCATTGGGATAG AACTGTTATAATTAAGGATATGACTACTGGAAAAGTCAATGAGATTTACAATGCAAAGGAAGCACTGTCTGGAATGAAGACTCCTATTGTCAAAGATCCAAAG GTTGTTATGCCAAGTGAATCAACAGTTGCATGGGCAGAAGTAAGTCAATCAATCCTAAGTAGAAGTTGGGATAAAGCAAAGCAAGCAAAGACAATagtagaagaaagagaaagagaacttgcaaaagaaagaaaattcaaatCTGAAATTTGGACTCCAAAGCATTTTACGGTATCATATAGCAAGGAGTCAGGGTGGGAAGTCACACCAAATGAGAGGTGGATCCCTCCAGCCCCAATTATTGTTCCTACTTGA